A section of the Babesia microti strain RI chromosome I, complete genome genome encodes:
- a CDS encoding Cystein Rich Modular Protein, CRMP (overlaps_old_locusTagID:BBM_I00213) — MEYSDNCNLFYTIQKFDWNTGDKLKHEDPRDYGLDQIIFPFVSEKDKLEITATTPRGGYYSMCYLNATNGFGKIIGTAYYVTGYQRDGLFELYFNENHSSSIFIQSWLTTSKLLSVGLERYEKGKDKCTGSYVTVGDKIKLFASISLPKEFIGKEFSKEKYKHRIWEIVSLSLPDEEAQFYNHGGEYTLCGIFDDNTTHSLARGTITPYAKLSFDEFPFHEFGYKDNLSNIFTYNIKKSDPLSLIWKDHINCWNPSDSVIFNSCNKKFKHDDWPVNQIGLDMKSVLEDDYNILAFCPRTHDKYIGLYLVSKNVTPHPIAAFKLPISPTKLQMNIHNGKVTWYVLTYDNKIVSIDQTNLSFNVSEFKTMTEDRVHAHDFYVIDKFNEPLILVSDWNSFELKLYNESFSVLANLTLKGDEFATVRPGIIECTTKSDDYVNCFVSHYGTNKIDWIFVYENKIQLGSNYDPLQVPLDSESNGWNISSMVAMSLHSPENNILLIHKKNHVYITILNLDYATKKFSYIGRVKFTDHTKQVIHISSALKTTINGKEYNELSVLAICSVTITKHNPMDFRNALEVLPQNINPYTTDYTTKKYDHPLKISQNTKEMAISRHSIVWFDLKRILEYTINEFNYIGPEWIFEGDNLKYAPTFITNIGEHWGNIPIKYTLTPLFKQHEPVATIDPVTGVIYVNLIHTTRLSFEYNVSASNIFGNEKKTLFVVKTLCPDGHYFGNGGCSLCPIGTYNKSDMSHWNRCIPCPENETTISSGSFSINQCLCKPGYHLEGDDYIQVEGRNDRGCVPCPAGTWKEIVATKGCFGSGCYPNSSSTVTGSPTDEDRKCECFPGYYYHKGAGDVRECKMAENGYYSNGGYLAKRLECPTNTTSFGIARSVKDCVCRPGYHAIYNKDGTNLSYIKLKTSILERHPELVNVQNEINVCIPCGLNKYKSAIGLSGCLDCPANSFSDSDNAVAKYECNLCKPGYYESGNPDDPCRECPENSFCVGSRPLDTSLQINSGQFVTCPANSSTMPPYYLNTLPIHCVCNEGYEPTGQLSQSGMIECVPVKQGHFKFSSGNTKGLPCPHGSITQNVGATSQFMCVCPPGFYMMDGKCTPCLMGHFCLGGRDIDGNLIPPQKCIDENSTTLNTNATNELDCVCKPGYTRINPTDKFCKQCPPNHYKSTTSNEACTPCRGHSSTGDLRGATSKEKCFCAPGYYFDKICLPCGKNDIYCPGGKLEIDGLAKTHPPVKCPDNTLITPGVDVASSYDDCKCAKGYAFKSLDVQNKTKICEKCPPGTYKSSVSDSGCTGLCPLNSTSFLGSQNSKQCYCLENFYHVSGGTCLPCPEGSICKGGLVPYAMEKGYDSDFEITSDHHTKPIAMEGYYLDKLKNTLDVSDDWKFIKCPIEGSCLGKDECLDSMEHYLCAECKFGYTNNFNKGERCTPCPATSVNIGIQFAWYLALLLFNIVIACLNVSAGFNRRSIHSVVIKIALNYCTCMSVLNVINYNEISLPIQVTNIINAWSRKFSSSKRMYLMSMDCLIRNHYNVSHADSFFYSMMAFALLPIVLIISVTILMWIILNLIKIKKHKTIKSKILLLYQAKSHGLDALASRLIHKYSNERLFLIFRYISLPGQNGFVKFLHFLDDMIPIYVTVLFSIHGTITSNMLSLLDCTYINLGKSVPGKYVLRPAMSVQCSIDPSKGYIPYLLLGLGGLLIWGLGIPLISFLVLFTNRKRLHSADIRRKYGFLHNGYERSYWFWESVVFARKCLVLVIGSIVIVPSNKLSESRIWLAQGVALTFLILNLIYQPFDKRDYFALDYLEFYSLISWTFTLFITGFLFDFRLSPISQIIMITFAVGINLHFCLSFFKVLFVSYINYISLYQKYYAKSFIGAIFRCIGSLSGLWKYKEPIFTYNQHKGEIRVWNEKVSGHFFSNNISRLELECFSKIIATIYDFCFSSLKLDIISLDFIDFIIRLCIAFPQIEEHLTNVNKSKGGKDEYLSNLVELEVYDHENNKSDLDLLEKCFNNHLDNLDNVFSDEWANDDAFNVQFSTKNLGESNSNSDVEQLETNELKEIVKYLFDDNILLGKLTLSDTYLMISRLSLIESKLIIQIYSAYKIAKRLFTDKEIESQDKLSRKLLALNNKFEDVLSKGISDSELSDIKEKIIEVQSRRMQLKNEFDTLRKSSFMSKSDIPQDKGDDSNQQDDSFIQNIRNISIEKKKQATLDDFSGDSTDELGSEEIESDGYDDTDHDS, encoded by the exons ATGGAATATTCAGACAATTGTAACTTGttttatacaattcaaaaatttgattggAATACGGGAGATAAATTAAAACACGAGGATCCTAGAGATTATGGGTTAGACCAGATAATTTTTCCATTCGTTTCTGAGAAagataaattggaaattacTGCTACCACACCAAGAGGCGGATACTATTCGAtgtgttatttaaatgCCACTAATGGATTCGGAAAAATCATTGGCACAGCTTATTATGTGACAG gttatCAACGAGATGGATTGTTTGAGTTGTATTTTAATGAGAACCATTCAAGCTCTATATTCATTCAATCTTGGTTAACGACCAGTAAACTATTAAGCGTTGGCTTGGAACGTTATGAGAAAGGAAAAGATAAATGTACAGGAAGCTATGTTACAGTTGGAGATAAAATAAAACTCTTTGCTTCAATATCTCTGCCAAAAGAATTTATTGGCAAAGAATTTTCAAAAGAAAAATATAAGCATCGTATATGGGAAATTGT ttCTTTGAGCCTTCCGGATGAAGAAGCCCAATTTTATAATCACGGAGGGGAATACACTCTATGTGGCATTTTTGATGATAACACCACACATAGTTTGGCTCGAGGTACCATAACTCCGTATGCTAAACTATCGTTCGACGAATTTCCATTCCatgaatttggatataaagacaatttgtcaaacatatttacatacaacattaaaaaatcgGATCCTCTAAGTTTGATTTGGAAGGACCATATTAATTGTTGGAATCCAAGTGATTCcgtaatttttaattcatgcaataaaaaatttaagcATGATGATTGGCCTGTCAATCAAATTGGGTTGGATATGAAATCAGTTTTAGAGGATgattataacattttagCATTTTGTCCTCGCACACATGACAAATATATTGGCTTATATCTTGTTTCAAAGAATGTCACTCCTCATCCCATTGCGGCATTTAAACTTCCGATTAGTCcaacaaaattgcaaatgaaTATACACAATGGCAAAGTCACGTGGTATGTTTTGAcatatgataataaaatcgTATCGATAGACCAAACCAATTTGAGTTTCAATGTTTCAGAATTTAAAACTATGACTGAGGATCGAGTTCATGCGCACGATTTTTAtgttattgataaattcaatgaACCATTGATATTAGTATCAGATTGGAATTCATTTGAactaaaattgtataacGAATCGTTTAGTGTTTTGGCCAATTTAACCTTGAAAGGAGATGAATTTGCGACGGTCCGACCTGGAATTATTGAATGTACTACTAAATCTGAtgattatgtaaattgCTTTGTATCTCACTATGGCACTAATAAAATAGATtggatatttgtatatgaaaataaaattcaattggGTTCCAATTATGATCCTTTGCAAGTCCCTTTAGATTCTGAGTCCAATGGTTGGAATATCTCAAGTATGGTAGCGATGAGTTTACACTCCCCTgaaaacaatatattattaatacatAAG aaaaATCATGTATACATcactatattaaatttggattatgcgactaaaaaattttcctATATTGGGCGAGTGAAATTTACCGACCATACAAAACAGGTCATACATATTTCAAGCGCCTTAAAAACTACGATTAATGGCAAAgaatataatgaattatcagTACTAGCAATATGCTCAGTCACTATAACTAAACACAACCCTATGGATTTTCGAAATGCTCTCGAAGTTTTACCACAAAATATAAACCCCTACACCACTGATTATacaactaaaaaatatgatCATCCACTTAAAATAAGCCAAAATACAAAAGAAATGGCTATCTCTAGACATTCAATTGTTTGGTTTGATTTAAAACGTATACTTGAATACACAATCAATGAATTTAACTATATTGGACCAGAATGGATTTTTGAGGGAGATAATCTTAAATACGCACCaacatttataacaaatatagGTGAACATTGGGGAAATATTCCTATCAAGTATACACTCACTCCATTGTTTAAACAACATGAACCTGTTGCAACAATAGATCCAGTTACTGGagtaatatatgtaaacCTAATACACACAACTCGACTTTCATTTGAATACAATGTTTCAGCTTCAAATATCTTTGGAAATGAAAAGAAAACATTATTTGTGGTAAAGACACTATGCCCTGATGGCCACTATTTTGGAAATGGTGGATGCTCACTATGTCCAATAGGaacatataataaatcaGATATGTCACATTGGAATAGATGCATTCCATGTCCTGAAAATGAAACTACAATATCATCCGGctcattttcaataaatcaATGCTTATGCAAACCTGGTTATCATTTGGAAGGGGATGATTATATTCAGGTTGAGGGGAGAAATGATAGAGGCTGTGTCCCATGTCCAGCCGGTACATGGAAGGAGATTGTCGCGACTAAAGGTTGTTTCGGTTCAGGCTGTTATCCAAATAGCAGTTCTACTGTTACTGGTAGTCCTACTGATGAAGATCGTAAATGTGAATGTTTCCCCGGGTATTACTATCACAAAGGCGCAGGCGATGTCAGAGAATGCAAGATGGCAGAAAACGGATATTATTCAAATGGAGGCTATTTAGCTAAAAGACTTGAATGTCCAACTAACACAACATCATTTGGTATAGCTAGAAGTGTTAAAGATTGTGTATGTAGGCCTGGTTACCatgcaatatataataagGATGGAACTAATCTCtcatatattaaattgaaGACTAGCATACTAGAAAGGCATCCCGAATTGGTTAATGTGCAGAACGAGATAAATGTATGCATTCCATGTGGCcttaataaatacaaatcaGCTATAGGCCTATCTGGATGTTTGGATTGCCCAgcaaattcatttagtGATAGCGATAATGCTGTTGCTAAATACgaatgtaatttatgcaaACCAGGTTATTATGAGAGTGGCAATCCTGATGATCCCTGTCGAGAGTGTCCAGAAAATAGTTTTTGTGTTGGATCACGGCCACTAGATACATCATTACAAATCAATTCTGGGCAATTTGTAACATGCCCtgcaaattcatcaacAATGCCaccatattatttaaatacacTACCGATACACTGCGT ATGTAATGAAGGTTACGAACCTACTGGacaattatcacaatcTGGCATGATCGAATGTGTTCCTGTAAAACAGGGCCATTTCAAGTTTAGCAGTGGGAATACAAAGGGACTTCCATGCCCACATGGAAGTATAACTCAAAATGTTGGAGCCACATCTCAATTTATGTGTGTATGCCCACCAGGTTTTTATATGATGGATGGAAAATGTACACCCTGCCTTATGGGTCATTTTTGTTTGGGCGGAAGGGACATCGATGGGAATTTGATACCTCCACAAAAATGTATAGATGAGAATTCTACTACATTAAATACCAACGCTACTAATGAATTGGATTGTGTATGTAAGCCTGGATATACTAGGATCAATCCGACTgacaaattttgcaaaCAGTGTCCACCAAATCACTACAAATCCACTACATCGAATGAAGCATGTACACCTTGTAGAGGACATTCATCAACTGGAGATTTAAGAGGAGCTACATCTAAAGAAAAATGTTTTTGCGCTCCGggatattattttgataaGATTTGCCTTCCATGtggtaaaaatgatatatattgcCCCGGCGGGAAATTAGAGATAGATGGATTGGCAAAGACACATCCTCCAGTAAAATGTCCTGATAATACATTGATTACACCGGGAGTGGATGTTGCAAGTTCATACGATGATT GCAAATGCGCTAAGGGTTATGCATTTAAGAGTTTAGACGTACAAAATAAGACTAAAATATGCGAAAAGTGTCCACCTGGAACATATAAAAGTTCTGTATCAGATTCTGGATGCACTGGTCTATGCCCATTAAATTCAACTAGTTTTCTAGGCTCGCAAAACTCTAAGCAATGTTATTGTTTAGAAAACTTTTATCACGTTAGTGGCGGTACATGTCTACCATGCCCAGAAGGATCAATATGTAAAGGAGGTTTAGTTCCTTATGCTATGGAAAAGGGTTATGATTCTGACTTTGAAATAACGAGCGATCATCATACAAAACCTATTGCAATGGAaggttattatttagacaaGCTCAAGAATACTCTTGATGTTTCTGATGATTGGAAGTTTATTAAATGCCCAATTGAAGGATCATGTTTGGGAAAAGATGAATGCCTAGATTCAATGGAACATTATCTATGTGCAGAATGCAAATTTGGTTAtactaacaattttaataaagGAGAAAGATGCACGCCATGCCCAGCTACGTCAGTTAACATTGGTATACAATTTGCATGGTATCTTGCATTACTTTTATTCAACATTGTAATCGCATGTTTAAATGTATCGGCTGGATTTAATAGAAGGTCGATACACTCAGttgttattaaaattgcattaaattattgcacTTGTATGTCAGTATTGaatgttataaattataacgAGATATCATTGCCTATCCaagttacaaatattatcaacGCATGGTCCAGAAAGTTTTCTTCATCTAAAAGAATGTATTTGATGTCGATGGATTGTCTAATTAGGAATCACTACAATGTTTCCCATGCAGATTCATTTTTCTACTCAATGATGGCATTTGCTCTTCTACCTAtagttttaataatatcggtaacaatattaatgtgGATCATATTGAAtcttattaaaataaagaAGCATAAAACCATTAAGTCTAAAATCTTACTTCTATATCAAGCCAAATCTCACGGGTTAGATGCACTGGCATCGAGGCTGATCCACAAATATTCTAACGAAAGATTGTTTCTAATATTTCGATACATTTCATTGCCTGGACAAAATGGTTTTGTTAAATTCTTACACTTTCTAGATGACATGATCCCAATATATGTGACAGTGCTCTTTTCAATTCATGGTACCATAACATCTAATATGTTGAGTTTATTGGATTGCACGTATATAAATCTTGGAAAATCAGTCCCTGGAAAATATGTTTTACGCCCAGCTATGAGTGTACAATGTTCAATAGACCCATCTAAAGGATATATTCCATATTTGCTATTGGGCCTTGGCGGCCTATTGATTTGGGGGCTAGGAATACCATTAATATCATTCCTAGTGTTATTTACCAATAGGAAGAGGTTACACAGTGCAGATATCCGACGAAAATATGGATTTTTACACAATGGATACGAGAGATCATATTGGTTTTGGGAGTCTGTGGTCTTTGCACGCAAATGCTTAGTATTGGTAATTGGAAGCATAGTAATTGTACCATCTAATAAACTAAGTGAATCTAGAATATGGTTGGCACAAGGTGTAGCATTAACCTTTCTAATATTAAATCTAATCTATCAACCATTTGATAAAag GGATTATTTTGCGCTTGATTATCTGGAATTTTACAGTCTTATTTCATGGACATTCACTCTTTTTATCACAGGA TTTCTCTTTGATTTTAGGTTATCGCCTATTTCCCAAATCATCATGATCACATTTGCCGTGggtataaatttacatttttgcTTGTCATTCTTCAAAGTACTGTTTGTTTCGTATATCAACTATATTTCACTTTATCAAAAGTATTATgctaaatcatttattggAGCTATATTCCGTTGCATTGGATCGTTGTCTGGACTTTGGAAATACAAAGAGCCTATTTTCACATACAATCAGCATAAAGGCGAAATAAGAGTTTGGAATGAGAAAGTTAGTGGACACTTCTTCagtaataatatttctaGACTTGAACTTGAATGCTTTTCCAAAATCATTGCAActatatatgatttttgCTTTTCAAGTTTAAAATTAGACATCATATCATTGGATTTTATAGATTTTATCATTCGTTTATGCATTGCGTTTCCCCAAATTGAGGAGCATTTGACCAATGTTAATAAATCTAAAGGAGGGAAGgatgaatatttatccaATCTAGTTGAGCTGGAAGTATATGAtcatgaaaataataaatcagATTTGGATTTGTTGGAAAAATGCTTCAATAACCACcttgataatttagataacGTTTTTTCAGACGAATGGGCAAATGATGATGCATTTAATGTCCAGTTTTCTACGAAAAATTTGGGAGAGTCTAATTCCAATAGTGATG TTGAACAATTGGAAACCAATGAGTTGAaagaaattgtaaaatacctctttgatgataatatacTTCTAGGGAAATTAACTTTATCTGACacatatttaatgatttctAGACTTTCACTAATAGAATCAAAGttaatcattcaaatttattcgGCATATAAGATAGCAAAGAGATTATTTACAGACAAAGAGATTGAATCGCAAGATAAGCTATCAAGAAAGTTGTTGGCgctaaataacaaatttgaaGATGTATTATCAAAGGGAATATCTGATTCGGAATTGTCAGATATTAAAGAAAAGATAATTGAGGTGCAGTCACGCAGAATGCAACTAAAAAACGAGTTTGATACTCTGAGAAAAAGTTCCTTCATGTCTAAATCAGATATACCTCAAGATAAAGGTGATGATTCAAATCAACAAGATGATAgttttatacaaaatattagaaatatttcCATAGAAAAAAAGAAACAAGCGACATTGGATGATTTCTCAGGTGACTCAACTGATGAACTTGGGTCTGAGGAGATAGA